CGCGGCAAGCAGGCGCACCGCGTTTCCGGAGCCGGCCTCGAAGCGGTAGATGTCCATGCGGAGGGTGACATCGGGTTGAAAGTCGCCGGGCCACGGCAGGCGTGCGATGCGCCGCACCCCGGTGAGGGTCATCAGGTTTTCGATCAGGACCCGCTGGATCTCGTCCTCCAGCGCGCCGGCCCAGCGGTGGTATTCGTCGACGCGCAGCCGGTTGGGCTGGGGACGGATGACGATCTGGGGCCGGTCGAGATAGGCCGGCAGGGTCACCCGACCGATACCGATGGCTGGGTCGTGCTGGAAAAGGGTGATCGATCCGGATGGATCGCCGGCCACGGCCTCGAGGCCATAAAAGGTGACGGCCGACGAAGAGGTGGTGCAACCCGTTGCCATCCAGGCCAGCAGCAGGGCTGACAAGACGTAAAGACCGGCGCGCATGTTCACGGCTGTGGATCTCCTTTCCCGAAAACGAGGGCTTCCGGATTGCGCTGCAGATAGTCGGCCAGAACGGAAATCGCCTGGGCGGCCTTGGCCAGCTGCTTCATCAGCGTCTGCAGCTCATAGGTCAGCGGCCCGGAACCGCTGGCCAGATGTTCGGCGGCGGTCATGGCCCGTTCGGCCTCTGTGAGGGTGCGATTCAATTGTACCAGCGCCTGGTCGATCTTGGGCGCGGTGTCCTGGTTCAGCCCGGCGGTGAACCGGCTGATCTGATCCAGGCTGCGACGCAGGCCGCGGATCGCTTCGACCAGGTCTTCGGAACCGACCAGGGTATTGATATTCTTGAGGCTCTGGCTCAGGTCGCGGCCGATCTGCGCCACCGGCACCTTTTCCAGTTCACCGGCGAATCGGGCCAGACTGGCGGCGATCTCTTCAGTGGATCCGGGCACCGTGGGAATTACCGCGAAGGGCCCGTTGTGCATCAACCTGGCCCGAGGCGCCTCCGGATCCATGCTCAAATTGACGAACATCTGGCCGGTCAACAACGATCCGGTACGCAATTGGGCCCGCAGCCCCTTGGCGATCAATTTGGCGATCATCGCTTCGCCGTCGCCGTTCATATGGCCCTTCACATCGATGCGGTCCGGTTCGATGGCCAGGAGCACGGGAATCCGAAACTGCAGGTTCTTCTGGTCGAACTCCAGCCGGATGTTCACCACCTCGCCCACCTTGATACCGCTGAACTCAACGGGGGCATGCTTCTTGAGGCCGCGCACCGCTTCGTCGAAATAGGCCACGATGTAGTGGCGCTCCGTATACTGGGGATCATCGATCTGGTCCTTGCTGGCGTACAAATGAAACGTGTGCCGCTCGTCGGCCACATCGCCGGGTTTCAGGTTGGTCGGGGTCTCATAGGCGATGCCGCCGATCAACAGGGTCATTACCGATTCGGTGTTGAGTTTGACGCCGTCGGCGCCCATGGAGACGTTCAGGCCGCTGGCATCCCAGAAGCGGGTGTTCTTGTGCACCCGGTCGTGGTGAGGGTCGTTGATGAAGACGCGGATATCCACCGCGGAGCCGTCCTCGGTCATGTGGTAGCTGACCACCTGGCCCACCCGGATCTGGCGATAGTAGACCGGCGACCCGATGTCCAGGGAGCCCAACCGCTCGGCCCTGAGATTGAAATAGCCGCCCGGCGTGTCCATGGTCACCGCCGGGGGCGTCTCCAGCCCCACGAAGGTGCTGGCCGGCTTGCCCGGCTGCCCGGGGTCCATGCCGATGTACGCACCGGAGAACAGGGTGCTCAAGCCCGACACCTGGCCGGCCGCCACCCGGGCGCGCACCACCCAGAAACGGGTGTTTTCGGTCAGATAGTCTTCGATATCCTTGACCATTTTGGCGGTCACAGTCACTTCCTTCAGGTCTTTTCCCAGGCGGATGGCCTCGACCCGGCCAATTTCGACCTCCTTGTAACGGATCTTGGTTTTTCCGGCCTCCAGCCCTTCGGCGGTATGGAAGGCGATACGGATAGTGGGGCCGGCCTCGGTGATGGCCTTGACGGCCAACCCCACGCCCACCAGGGCGGCCACGAGGGGGATGAGCCAGATCAGTCCGAACCGCTTATCGGGCCGGATCACCGCCTGGGGTACATGTTCCAGACCGGAAGAGGCCTCTTTTTCCGCATCGCTCATTCGTGTTTCTCCATGACATCCCAGATCATCCGCGGATCGAAACTGTTGGCTGCAAACATGGTGAGCACTACCACGGCCCCGAAAAAAACAGCCCCCAATCCAGCGTCGATATCGGCCAGACGCCCCAGGTTCAACAAGGCGACCATCACCGCAACCACATAGATATCCACCATGGACCAGCGGCCGATGGCTTCTATGATGCGATAAAGGCGGGTGCGCTCCTGGGGATGGCGACGGGACCGCCGCTGGACCGAAATCAGCAGGTAGCCCAGCACCACCAGTTTCAAGGCCGGCACCACCACACTGGCCACGAAGATGATCAGCGCGATGTGCCAGCTGCCGGTGCGCATGAAATAAAAGACGCCGCTGAGGATCGTATCGGCCTGGCTTTTTCCCAGGTAGGTCATATGGGTCACCGGCAGCACGTTGGCCGGGACATACAGCACGAGGGCCGCAATCACCAGGGCCCAGGTGCGAGCCAGGCTGCTGGGCTTGCGCCGGTGCAGGCGGGCGCCGCAACGCGGGCAGACCGGGCGGGCGGTAAGCTCCTGACCATCGAGCCGGGACAGCAGGCCACAGACCTGGCAGCAGGCCAGGCCCGCCTTTTGGGCCGTCAACGGCACGACGACATACGTCAGGGGGTAATCTTCACGCGGTCCCATACGATGTCCGGATCCAAGGATGCGGCCGTGGCCGCGACGACGAAAATTAGGGCCAGAAAGGCATACAGAGCAGCGCCCGGAATCACCGTCGCCATGCCGGCCAGCTTGACGATGGAGACGAGAATGCCCAGCAGAAACACCTCGGTCATACCCCACGGCTGCAAGGCTCGGATCACGCGAAAGACGCCGGCCATGCCCCAGGGTGTGCGATCGAACTTGAGCGGCAGCAGCATGTAAATCAGCCCGGTCAATTCCAGCAGGGGAAAAGCGATGCCGGTGGCCATCACCAGCAGGGCGATGGGCACCATGCCCTGGCGGTAAAGTTCCATCACGCCAGTCACCAGATTGGTCTCCTGGGTCTGTCCTTCGAATTTGAGGGTCAGAAACGGACTCAGGTTGGCGATGATGAAAAGAATCAGACCGCATACGGCCATGGCCAAAGTGCGATCGAGACTGTTGCGGCGGCTGCGGTAGAGGACGGTCCCGCAACGCGAACAGGTGGCCACACCAGCCGGCGGCAGCGGCTGCCGGCGGTGAAGCAGATCGCAATCATGGCATGCTATATAGGAATTCAATGTCTTACACTATGATCTTCCAATGAAGCCGGGTGAGAATATGATGCCCTTATACGGCACTTTTCAACATTTTGTAAAGCTGCCGCTCGTTTTCGCCGCATGCTTTCAGGAGCGGCGCGACCTCGGCCGGATCGGTTCCATTCTTGCTTTTGACGATGCGGGCGCATGCCAGCGCAAAGTCGCGCCAGGCATCGCCGGCGGCGGTCATGCGGGCCGAGGCCTCCTGCAGGGCCGGCCATCCGGTGATCTGGTAAGCCTCCTGCAGAAACGACGCATACATGAAACGAAACCCGCCGCCGCCGGTGCCGATCTCCTCCTGCATGCGCACGATGTTGCCCAAAAACAACCGCGTGTACCGCCCATCCCCCCGGGCCGACAGGCGCGTTACGCGCCGGGCCAGGTGGTTGATGCCTTTGACGCCGATCCAGGGCACCGGCGCATAGAGCATCATGTTCACCGTCTTTTTGATCGCCTTTCGGATCAATTTGACCAGATCCAGATCCTCGGCTTCCGGCACCTCGATCGGATAGTGGGTCAGCCCCTGGGGGGCGCTCAGTCCCTTGGCAAAGCGGGCCAGTTTCAAATCGGCGGCCTTGATGCGCTGGATTTTGTCAAAGACCGGGTCGCTGACCAGGTATTCGTCCTCCTGCCTGCCCACCACGATGATGTTGTGCGCGTTGAACTGAAAGCGCATCTCGGGTGGGAAGTAGGTGGTGTGGTAGGCTGAGGTCTGAAGTCCGACCAGTTGACTGGCGGCCAGGTGATCGTCGAGCTCCTGCATGGCCTGGTCCGGATTTTTGTAGCGCTTTCGCAGATAGGCGGCGCCCAGGCGCTTGGGCAGGGTCTTGACGATATGGCCGGGGAACATGCGGTAGGACACCAGCGGCATGTTGCCGAACTTCATGAACGGCAGAAAGGCAAAACACAAAGCGCCGGAAAGGCCGAACACCATGGGTTCGGAGAGATGCAGGCCTTTGTGCTTCAACAAGGTGGACATGACACCGCTTTCGCAGTGGGCAAAGTGCTGGTGCTCAAAATCATGAATCAGGTTCAATATCGGTCGTCTCCTTAAAGTGCGTCAGGGCGCTCAGGTCGATGCGAAACAGGTCGGCATACTGCTGGAGCCGGGCAACGCTCAGTCTTTTAAATACCTTGGGCTTGAGGTGGCGCCGTATTTGCCACTGCCATAACCCCATGGAGCGAGCCAGGCTGGGCAGATCCATCAAGCGCCGGTAGAGAAAAAATTCGATGGGCGAGGTCTTACCCTGCAACACCCGCCGCTTGGCATCGGCGGCCAGGGCATCGAAATCCTCGAGCACATCTCGCAGCACCACCTCTTCCACGTCCCAGCCGCTCGTCGCGGTTTTGATATAGCGCCCGCGCTCGTCCACGGCATAGACCGCTTTGGTACCATAACCCTTGAAGGTTGGGTTGTCATCCTGTGGCACATCTTCTATTTTCATCGACTCACCCCGAACGTGCCGGCCATTCGAATGCCTTTACAGGCCCGTCGAATTGCCGTATAACGCCCTCGATATCTTTAATTACCAAGGATTTCAACATAAAATCGGTTTATCGATCCAGATGCGGCCCAGATGCGGCGCCCCAAACCGACCGCCGCCGGACCGAAAGCCTCAATCAACGTCAATCAATGTCAATCAAATAGATGAACGCGCCCTACGCCATCGAAGATGTGATACCCCACCGCGGGCGGATGCGCCTGATCGATACCATCCTCAGCGTGGATTCGGATCAGGCCGTCACCCAGGCGACGGTACGGGCCGACTGGCCGCTGATCACGCCGGACGGCGTCCATCCGATCATTCTGATCGAGCTGGCCGCCCAGACGGCCGCCGTCAGTTCGGGCCGGTCCCACGCGCAGGAACCGGATGGCGAGCAGCGGCCCGCCGGTGGATGGCTGGTGGGCATCAAACGGGCCGAATTTACCATTGACCGCATCCCCGTCGACACCTGCATCACCATTCGCAGCCAAAACCGCATAGCCGTGGATCAGTACCGGGAGATCAGTGCAGTGGCCAGTATCGGGGACCAACTCATCGGCGAGGTGCAGTTCCAGGTGCTCCAGGCAGGCAAAACCCAGTTCAGCGACCTCACCCCCACCTGATCCAATCCTTAAAAGCGACGCCTGTCCGCACCAGCCCACATATAGAAAATGCACTTTGAGAATATCATACTTCGGGAAGTATTACGCCGGTGGGGCCGCTGGGCGCTCCGCCCCTCACGCAACGTCGCGCAAGTGCCGGTAAGGTGCGCTCCGGACGGCCCGGAAACTCGCATGCGCTCAAACAGTCCGGGCCGCCCATCCTCCGCTGCACCCGACCGGCACTAACGCGACATGCGAATGAGGGAGCGGATCCCCCACCGGCCCCACCTCCACCCGTAAACCATGCAACACCATGAATTGCCAGACTCGTTAAGATTCACATTTGATGGTGATGTAAAAAGTCCTAGGTTCGCGATTCCCGTCATCCCAGCGAACGCCGGCATCCAGAAATAAGCAAATTAGCTCGAAATCAAAAATTTTAATGCAACTTTCATACTTTCCTATCTTCATACTTTCATACTTTTTTCCTATTCGATCCCGTAAGAAGACAATTTCCGCCGCAACGTATTGAGCCCGATCCCCAACGCCCTGGCGGCCTGGGACTTGTTCTGGTCCAGCATCTGGTAGACGTTCAGGATGTGCTCCTTCTCCACCTCGGCCAGTGGCCGCACGTGTCGACCGGCCCCATCGGCACCCGGTATTCTGGGCCGTTTGGGCAGCATGCGCAAATGCTCGGGCAGATGCACCAGGTCAATGGGTTTGTTCTGGGCCAGGTTGACCGCCGATTGGATGATCGATTTGAGCTCCCGCACGTTGCCCGGCCAGGCATAGGCCATGAGCCGTTCCAGGGCAGCGGCCGTCAGTCGACGTTTGCCCGTAGGCATCTCCTCGTATTTGGCCAGAAAGGCATCGGCCAGCAAGGGGATGTCATCAGGTCGTTCGCGCAAGGGCGGCAGGTGCAGCCAGCCGCCGCGGATACGGTAATACAAGTCCTTGCGGAACGCCTTGCGGGCCATCATGCGGTCCAGATCCTCGTTGGTGGCCGCGATGAACCGCAGGTCCACACGGGTGCGCTCGCTGCTGCCCACCCGCGAAAACTCGCCCTCCTGCAGCACCCGCAGCAGTTTGCCCTGCAGCTCCAGGGGCAGATCGCCGATCTCGTCCAAAAACAAGGTCCCCTGGTGGGTGTGTTCCAGAAACCCGGTCCGTGACGCAGCAGCCCCGGTAAACGCGCCCCGGGTATGGCCGAAAAATTCGGCCTCGAAAAGGTTGGCCGATATGGAAGCCATGTTGATCGGCGTAAACGGGAATTGAGCCCGGCCGCTGGCATTGTGGATCGCCCGGGCCAGCAGCTCCTTGCCGGTGCCGCTCTCGCCGGTGATGAGAATCGGCACGCTGCTGGCCGCATGCAGTTCCGCCTCCTTGAGGATGCGGCGCATGGCCGGCGATTGGGTGATGATGGGTTCGAACGGCACGGGATTGACCAGTTCGGGATGGGCCTGGCCCTTTTCCAGATCCAGAATATCCAACAGGCGTTTGCGCTCCAGGGCGCGCGGCAGGGTGAGCGCCAGCACATCCCTGGCCACCGGCTTGACCAGATAGTCGTAGGCGCCGCGCCGCAGGCAATCCACAGCCGTGCGCGCCTCGTTGATGGCCGTGACCATGATGCACTCGGTGCCCGGACTGGTATTCTTGATGTGGTCGAGCAGGGCCATGCCGTCCATTTCGGGCATGGTCATGTCGATGAGGGCCAGATCGAAGGGCTCGCCCTTTTCAAAGGCCGCCGCCGCCGCCATCGGGTCGTCCATCAGATGCAGATCGGTGTATCCCAGATCGCGCAGTTTGCCGGACAGAAGCTCGAGATAATCGCTGTCGTCATCGATCAAAATAATCGGATTGCTCATGTTGCCACCTGAATTAATGGAAGGGTCGGCTGGGCCCACTACGCCATTATGGAGCTTTTGGAACGGACTGTTCCAAAATGGCATGTTTATCTACAACCTATTCATTCATTTATATAAACTGAACATTGCGCTCCATTTTGGCACAATCCATTTCCCCCGGGGCTGCTGGATCAAACGCCTCCGCCGAGAGTCCCGTATATCATCAAGATCTTGTAATTTTTGATAATCCATCTTAACCGATGGCTTTATCCCAATTTGGCATATCTGTTGCAGAATTTCAATCAGATAGATCGAGTGGGTACATTTTCCTTCAGAGCGTCATTGCCTTCCGCCCCGGGCGGAATTTCGACGAATCATGTGTATCGATCAGACCAACAACATCTTACAGGGGAATAAAGATGCAATCAGAAAAACCGTCCGATGAAAAAAAGAGTGTGGTGGGATCCGTCATGGTGGTCGGCGGCGGCATTGCCGGCATTCAGGCCTCCCTGGATCTGGCCGATTCCGGTTACCTGGTCAAGATGGTGGAGAGCAAGTCCGCCATCGGCGGCGTCATGGCGCAGCTCGACAAGACCTTTCCCACCAACGACTGCTCCATGTGCGTGATTTCGCCCAAGCTGGTCGAGGCGGGCCGCCACTTGAACATCGACCTGTTCACCACCACCGAGGTGGAGAAGGTCGAAGGCGAGGCCGGCAACTTCAAGGTCACCCTGCTGCAGCGGCCGCGTTACATCGAACTGGACAAATGCACGGCCTGCGGCGAGTGCGCCAAGGTGTGCCCCATCGACGTGCCCAACACCTTCGACGAGGGGCTGCGGGAGCGCAAGGCGGCCTTCAAGCTCTACCCCCAGGGCATGCCCAGCGCCTATGCCATCGACAAGCGCGGTACCGCGCCCTGCAAGGCCACCTGTCCGGCCCACGTGAGCATCCAGGGCTACATCGCCCTGATCAATGACGGCCGCTACAAGGAGGCCCTTAAGCTCTTCAAGCAGGATCACCCCTTTCCCGGCGTGTGCGGCCGAGTCTGCCACCATCCCTGCGAGGGCCAGTGCACCCGCAACGACGTAGACCAGCCGCTGGCCATCCGCGAACTGCACCGCTTCCTGGCCGACTACGAGCGCAGCAGCGGCGAAACCTACGTCCCCGAAATCAAGGAAGAGAAGCGCGGTGAAAAGATCGCCGTGATCGGCTCGGGCCCGGCCGGCCTCACCGCGGCCTACTACCTGACCCTCAAGGGCTATCCGGTGACCATCTTTGAGAAGCTGCCCGAGCCGGGCGGCATGATGCGCGTGGGTATTCCCGAGTACCGCCTGCCGCGGGACATCCTGGCGGCCGAAATCGACACGATCCGCCAGATGGGTGTGGAGATCAAGTGCGGCGTTG
This is a stretch of genomic DNA from Desulfatitalea tepidiphila. It encodes these proteins:
- a CDS encoding paraquat-inducible protein A translates to MGPREDYPLTYVVVPLTAQKAGLACCQVCGLLSRLDGQELTARPVCPRCGARLHRRKPSSLARTWALVIAALVLYVPANVLPVTHMTYLGKSQADTILSGVFYFMRTGSWHIALIIFVASVVVPALKLVVLGYLLISVQRRSRRHPQERTRLYRIIEAIGRWSMVDIYVVAVMVALLNLGRLADIDAGLGAVFFGAVVVLTMFAANSFDPRMIWDVMEKHE
- a CDS encoding PqiB family protein, encoding MSDAEKEASSGLEHVPQAVIRPDKRFGLIWLIPLVAALVGVGLAVKAITEAGPTIRIAFHTAEGLEAGKTKIRYKEVEIGRVEAIRLGKDLKEVTVTAKMVKDIEDYLTENTRFWVVRARVAAGQVSGLSTLFSGAYIGMDPGQPGKPASTFVGLETPPAVTMDTPGGYFNLRAERLGSLDIGSPVYYRQIRVGQVVSYHMTEDGSAVDIRVFINDPHHDRVHKNTRFWDASGLNVSMGADGVKLNTESVMTLLIGGIAYETPTNLKPGDVADERHTFHLYASKDQIDDPQYTERHYIVAYFDEAVRGLKKHAPVEFSGIKVGEVVNIRLEFDQKNLQFRIPVLLAIEPDRIDVKGHMNGDGEAMIAKLIAKGLRAQLRTGSLLTGQMFVNLSMDPEAPRARLMHNGPFAVIPTVPGSTEEIAASLARFAGELEKVPVAQIGRDLSQSLKNINTLVGSEDLVEAIRGLRRSLDQISRFTAGLNQDTAPKIDQALVQLNRTLTEAERAMTAAEHLASGSGPLTYELQTLMKQLAKAAQAISVLADYLQRNPEALVFGKGDPQP
- a CDS encoding PqiC family protein, whose product is MRAGLYVLSALLLAWMATGCTTSSSAVTFYGLEAVAGDPSGSITLFQHDPAIGIGRVTLPAYLDRPQIVIRPQPNRLRVDEYHRWAGALEDEIQRVLIENLMTLTGVRRIARLPWPGDFQPDVTLRMDIYRFEAGSGNAVRLLAAVTLVRQDDRQSPETWTVHLEEAAAGGSYADLTAAQSRLLASLSSDIAERLSRP
- a CDS encoding paraquat-inducible protein A, producing MNSYIACHDCDLLHRRQPLPPAGVATCSRCGTVLYRSRRNSLDRTLAMAVCGLILFIIANLSPFLTLKFEGQTQETNLVTGVMELYRQGMVPIALLVMATGIAFPLLELTGLIYMLLPLKFDRTPWGMAGVFRVIRALQPWGMTEVFLLGILVSIVKLAGMATVIPGAALYAFLALIFVVAATAASLDPDIVWDRVKITP
- a CDS encoding sigma-54-dependent transcriptional regulator, which produces MSNPIILIDDDSDYLELLSGKLRDLGYTDLHLMDDPMAAAAAFEKGEPFDLALIDMTMPEMDGMALLDHIKNTSPGTECIMVTAINEARTAVDCLRRGAYDYLVKPVARDVLALTLPRALERKRLLDILDLEKGQAHPELVNPVPFEPIITQSPAMRRILKEAELHAASSVPILITGESGTGKELLARAIHNASGRAQFPFTPINMASISANLFEAEFFGHTRGAFTGAAASRTGFLEHTHQGTLFLDEIGDLPLELQGKLLRVLQEGEFSRVGSSERTRVDLRFIAATNEDLDRMMARKAFRKDLYYRIRGGWLHLPPLRERPDDIPLLADAFLAKYEEMPTGKRRLTAAALERLMAYAWPGNVRELKSIIQSAVNLAQNKPIDLVHLPEHLRMLPKRPRIPGADGAGRHVRPLAEVEKEHILNVYQMLDQNKSQAARALGIGLNTLRRKLSSYGIE
- a CDS encoding BtrH N-terminal domain-containing protein, whose protein sequence is MNLIHDFEHQHFAHCESGVMSTLLKHKGLHLSEPMVFGLSGALCFAFLPFMKFGNMPLVSYRMFPGHIVKTLPKRLGAAYLRKRYKNPDQAMQELDDHLAASQLVGLQTSAYHTTYFPPEMRFQFNAHNIIVVGRQEDEYLVSDPVFDKIQRIKAADLKLARFAKGLSAPQGLTHYPIEVPEAEDLDLVKLIRKAIKKTVNMMLYAPVPWIGVKGINHLARRVTRLSARGDGRYTRLFLGNIVRMQEEIGTGGGGFRFMYASFLQEAYQITGWPALQEASARMTAAGDAWRDFALACARIVKSKNGTDPAEVAPLLKACGENERQLYKMLKSAV